CAAATCTTCTCTCCGTGTTTGATCAACTATTACATGATGAATCGTTTGTGGATGTTACGCTCGCAGTTGAAGGGCGTTTACTTCGCGCCCACAAAATGGTGCTATCAGCTTGCAGCCCCTATTTTCAAGCCCTGTTTGTAGGACATCCTGACAAGCACCCCATAGTCATACTGAAAGATGTACCCTATTGTGACATGAGGAGTTTATTAGACTTTATGTATAGGGGTGAAGTTAGTGTTGATCAGGACCGCCTGACTGCATTTCTAAAAGTTGCTGAATCATTACGGATAAAGGGATTAACGGAAGTGAATGAAGAAAGATGTGATATACCCTCCATAACCTCTTCTCTGCTTTCATCTGTTCCCCCACCTGTTGTGACTACACatacaccaccaccgccaccaccaccaccgcctcctcCACCACCTCCACATCTTCACCGAATACATCCTCCAACACCAACAGCACAGAAGCGTTCTGCATCAGCAGCGACTGTAGCAAACCCGTTGTTAGGATCAGCTCTTACAGCCCCTAAAAGAAAACGTGGCCGTCCAAGAAAACTGTCTGGCAGTAGTGGTGGCACACCGGCAAATTTACCTGGTGACACTCCTCCTGTTGCTGTTAGAAATCAAAGCCAGCCATTGTTAGATGGTAATGGTGAATTGGACCCACCTATAAAGATAGCTCAAGCTCCAGATTCAATAGTGCAGGGATCTCCAGAACTGTTGGAAgtgaattttcaacattcacctgcaACAACATCTGCTTCTTCATCAGTGCAAAGGCCAACCGAAGGAGAAAATGGGCATGGGCCTTCAAGTGCACCATCTCCGGAGGATGAAAAATTATCATCAAAGGTGAGTAGTATATGTCACCTAAGAGATAATAAGCTTGGTTTTATTGACTGTGTTGTGACAAGATATTCTGTGTGTACAGCAACAttgtgcaatttgttttaaatATGTTGTCTAAGGACATCTTTTCAGTTACACTTTAAATTCCACACAATACTCATAATGTGAGTATTTTTACTAATGAATGTCTATGAATGTATTCCGAACTTAATTTATATTCAAATGTCATGCCGGTAGTAATCATTTTGAGTAAAAGTATTTCAAGAATAGAGCTCACATATTTTGATTTCTGGGGTGacataaatttttcagttttgcacGTGTGTTACAAATTAAACTCAATGTCTACTTgataaaattattcaaaatttacaaaattatggCCATGTAAAATGTATATTGGAGACAGATGGAGAAGATAAAAGGCTAGAGCAGTTGTGTTAGGTGTTATTGACTTGAGATGTTCAGCAGGTGCCTGGCTATCAATTTTTAGACACACTGTGACATCTTCTGAGGGATTAATTCTGTCATCAAATACCTTACACCACAAGCTGTTGACATGTAGCAAAGACACGCAGCAGTAGAAATACAAACTTGATTGCCTTTGTAATAATTAGATTACCTGAACACTGAGCAACTGAAGAgagcatatttatttgtgttttattttatgtagCAGAATACTTTTCACTTGTGCAAAGCATTTTATTTGAGTAGTTCATTCTGGGAACCTTAAGCAAAGCTAAATGCTGAGTTCATTACATTACTGCTGCCATCCTCATCTTTAATCTGTTGCAGTATTGTAAAATAATCTTTAACTGCTGTGCTTGAAATTTTAGGCCAAATGTAGTACTATTCACTTATTATAACTGCAAACATATGCAggaagactggggggggggggtgaatgtgaGGGACTGCATCTGCTCCTCCACTCCCAACTTTCTCTTTGAGAAATGCTAAAATGTATGTGTTTTAACACCTGTCTAATCTGTCGTAAAGTAGAGCAGTCGGAAAATGTTAGCCAATGCACTTATGTATTGCTTTTCTTGCAGATTACCAATGTAATGGCTTTGGTATGATTGTGACAAGGAATAGATTATGTACGTTTAGGCTAATTATCTTTGGGGTTAGACTGAGGCTGAAATATGAGCAACCTATTGAGTGGGAGATAATGCCTCTCCCCTTAATAGGGTATATGCTCACCGAGCTTACAGTTTACATTATACAGGATATTGTCCTTGTTTTGTGTTGTTCACTGATCACATTGATGCAGAGGGCGTACACATGATCTCAGAAATGGGTATTGGTTTCCCATCTACCTCAATATAATTTACACTGAACGAAACAACACAGTGAAAGTATAATTCTAACTGCTACATAATTACAAAATCTGCTGTTCAGGTATGTTATCAGTAGGTCACTGATGGCTGCAGACAATGCTTTTTCTTTGTAGGAAATCATTCTCTTCTTTTCGAATTACCTTTACGTTCCAGGGATGAT
This genomic stretch from Schistocerca cancellata isolate TAMUIC-IGC-003103 chromosome 2, iqSchCanc2.1, whole genome shotgun sequence harbors:
- the LOC126162969 gene encoding protein tramtrack, beta isoform-like isoform X1 — translated: MTSALQSQRFCLRWNNHQSNLLSVFDQLLHDESFVDVTLAVEGRLLRAHKMVLSACSPYFQALFVGHPDKHPIVILKDVPYCDMRSLLDFMYRGEVSVDQDRLTAFLKVAESLRIKGLTEVNEERCDIPSITSSLLSSVPPPVVTTHTPPPPPPPPPPPPPPHLHRIHPPTPTAQKRSASAATVANPLLGSALTAPKRKRGRPRKLSGSSGGTPANLPGDTPPVAVRNQSQPLLDGNGELDPPIKIAQAPDSIVQGSPELLEVNFQHSPATTSASSSVQRPTEGENGHGPSSAPSPEDEKLSSKDGPVQQVKEEPEPTPGPSSQDPGQAFTQSSDGTRDPTESFALVKMENDADRQEYESSLPDDENDLITLSPSSSTAETAHYEENNSEINSRNPNYENGMLLRDENTDEVLGAGSKYHPYSKFHSVPIFAFDSYDVSGTDNIEFSGNVRRNVQDSLEEDGDNSGMGSTRQYCIREAENVYRCKICNKTYTHISNFCRHYLTTHKQTKQYFVCPLCSKEFTRRDNMMTHLKGVHRLS
- the LOC126162969 gene encoding protein tramtrack, alpha isoform-like isoform X2 encodes the protein MTSALQSQRFCLRWNNHQSNLLSVFDQLLHDESFVDVTLAVEGRLLRAHKMVLSACSPYFQALFVGHPDKHPIVILKDVPYCDMRSLLDFMYRGEVSVDQDRLTAFLKVAESLRIKGLTEVNEERCDIPSITSSLLSSVPPPVVTTHTPPPPPPPPPPPPPPHLHRIHPPTPTAQKRSASAATVANPLLGSALTAPKRKRGRPRKLSGSSGGTPANLPGDTPPVAVRNQSQPLLDGNGELDPPIKIAQAPDSIVQGSPELLEVNFQHSPATTSASSSVQRPTEGENGHGPSSAPSPEDEKLSSKDGPVQQVKEEPEPTPGPSSQDPGQAFTQSSDGTRDPTESFALDPLLTPKLERPQSREDGWSEGPEDSASSPSVPPAPASAPPAARPPVKRRARRRATSASQDPAEQLTEMSVRGLNLFRYASISEGVYQCTECAKADVQKTFKNKYSFQRHAFLYHEGHQRKVFPCPVCSKEFSRPDKMKNHMKTVHDCFMPKDCVFPLGFFLPP